One Hordeum vulgare subsp. vulgare chromosome 4H, MorexV3_pseudomolecules_assembly, whole genome shotgun sequence DNA window includes the following coding sequences:
- the LOC123446596 gene encoding trihelix transcription factor ASIL1-like translates to MTGGKTGPGASRRWSDGETCVLVDAWGPLYIHRNRSSLRMEDWRMVCSAVNAHHAAAGLDLNRNEAACKRRISILTAQYYKEEVAKGGLTSGWRHFARLRSFLDDPIGPPPGFDAKTPPGPSVKKEKKVEEASGCVGESAGKTKVQAKRQPRHFSLHDIYERSGGPSLEKTPATIKDEEVVGCGCELVGGSPAGVTKLVAEVTKLAEVFERVERERFKFEKEMRKVKKEEMETEDVNLERKKKAKAENPDN, encoded by the coding sequence atgaccggcggcaaaACTGGCCCGGGCGCCAGCAGGCGCTGGAGCGACGGCGAGACGTGTGTTCTCGTGGACGCTTGGGGCCCGCTGTATATCCACCGCAACCGCAGCTCTCTCCGCATGGAGGACTGGCGCATGGTGTGCAGCGCCGTCAACGCACACCACGCTGCCGCCGGGCTCGACCTCAACCGCAACGAGGCCGCTTGCAAGAGGCGCATCTCTATACTCACGGCCCAGTACTACAAGGAGGAGGTCGCCAAGGGGGGTCTGACGTCGGGCTGGCGCCACTTTGCCCGCCTCCGGTCCTTCCTGGACGACCCCATCGGCCCGCCTCCGGGCTTCGACGCCAAGACGCCGCCGGGGCCGTCTGTCAAGAAGGAGAAAAAGGTGGAGGAGGCGAGCGGATGTGTGGGTGAGTCGGCTGGCAAGACCAAGGTCCAGGCGAAGCGCCAGCCCCGCCATTTCAGCCTACATGACATCTATGAGCGGTCAGGCGGCCCGTCTCTGGAAAAGACGCCGGCGACCATCAAGGATGAAGAGGTGGTCGGCTGCGGGTGTGAGTTGGTTGGGGGTTCGCCGGCGGGGGTGACGAAGCTGGTGGCGGAGGTGACGAAGCTGGCGGAGGTGTTTGAGCGCGTGGAGAGGGAGAGGTTCAAGTTCGAGAAGGAGAtgcgcaaggtgaagaaggaggagatggagacggAGGACGTGAATCTGGAGCgcaagaagaaggccaaggccgaGAATCCCGACAACTAA